A genomic segment from Nocardiopsis sp. Huas11 encodes:
- a CDS encoding DUF948 domain-containing protein, with protein MLTGVDVAALVAAVIWAVLATFLCVALVRLIKLINAATKVVSDLGERTPPLLDDVASTVERTNTSLERVEEITANMQATSEDVSTVTALTRSVVTGPLVKVASFSYAVRRVLGRRRTLALVRTRRRKEARR; from the coding sequence ATGCTGACCGGAGTGGACGTCGCCGCGCTCGTCGCCGCGGTGATCTGGGCGGTGCTGGCCACGTTCCTGTGCGTGGCGCTCGTCAGACTGATCAAGCTCATCAACGCGGCGACCAAGGTCGTCTCCGACCTGGGCGAGCGCACGCCGCCCCTGTTGGACGACGTGGCCTCCACGGTGGAGCGCACCAACACCTCGCTCGAACGGGTCGAGGAGATCACCGCGAACATGCAGGCCACGTCGGAGGACGTGTCCACGGTCACCGCGTTGACGCGGTCGGTGGTCACCGGGCCCCTGGTCAAGGTGGCCTCGTTCTCCTACGCCGTACGCCGGGTGCTCGGCCGGCGCCGCACCCTGGCGCTGGTGCGCACCCGACGCCGCAAGGAGGCCCGCCGGTGA
- a CDS encoding serine/threonine-protein kinase, which yields MSPRSPREISVLVPPDLAPLYPDDPARIGPYLVLGRLGQGSTGTVYAAVDASSPTSTDRLVAVKTLRSPELESPDVYPALAERLRSLAAVDSYRVVTPLAFDSDANPPWLAMPYLAGERLSHYVTKRGGLGTGKLIALATGLAEGLSALHARGVAHGSLRPSEVLLESHGPHIMECAVPASADRLRGSGATWLAPERFRGGVASPAADVFAWGAVVAFAGTGRLPFGTGEPDEIAERAVQGASNLDGLAKGLRPVVGRALSADPDERPGLREVIGAVIAVWHAENAENDPAPGRDELALILEREWHAVEPPARVPEVIRLEGRLSGRRPTRVVFLAGTAALALGLVGVGAWGVSQLLGGGSDEELVAEVADEEESAAEETAEGEDLTMTVRIDPAEQEAPETGPWVYTPVTHPVEESGEPITGQGIPTHDEWAGQWEESGEPGEAVIAPDAEVLCAKFCAAPDHVFLDADGRGTWELTGQDFIEYLSWGPVVIVEVTFAEAEGEGPREIVSVVERFTD from the coding sequence ATGAGCCCTCGTTCTCCCCGAGAGATCTCCGTACTGGTACCACCGGACCTGGCGCCCCTGTACCCGGACGACCCCGCGCGTATCGGACCGTACCTCGTCCTGGGCAGACTGGGCCAGGGGTCCACCGGCACGGTGTACGCGGCCGTGGACGCCTCCTCCCCCACCTCCACCGACCGCCTCGTGGCCGTCAAGACGCTGCGCTCGCCCGAACTGGAGTCCCCCGACGTCTATCCGGCGCTGGCCGAGCGCCTGCGCTCGCTGGCGGCCGTCGACTCCTACCGCGTGGTCACCCCGCTGGCCTTCGACAGTGACGCCAACCCGCCGTGGCTCGCCATGCCCTACCTGGCGGGCGAACGGCTCTCCCACTACGTGACCAAGCGCGGCGGCCTGGGCACCGGCAAGCTCATCGCGCTGGCGACCGGCCTGGCCGAGGGCCTCTCGGCCCTGCACGCGCGCGGGGTGGCGCACGGTTCGCTGCGCCCGAGCGAGGTCCTGCTGGAGTCGCACGGACCGCACATCATGGAGTGCGCCGTCCCCGCCTCCGCCGACCGTCTGCGCGGATCGGGCGCGACCTGGCTCGCTCCCGAGCGCTTCCGGGGCGGTGTGGCCTCACCCGCCGCCGACGTCTTCGCCTGGGGCGCGGTCGTGGCGTTCGCCGGAACGGGACGGCTGCCCTTTGGTACCGGTGAGCCCGACGAGATCGCCGAACGCGCCGTTCAGGGCGCGTCCAACCTCGACGGCCTGGCCAAGGGGCTGCGCCCGGTGGTCGGCCGCGCGCTGTCCGCCGACCCGGACGAGCGTCCGGGACTGCGCGAGGTCATCGGCGCCGTCATCGCGGTCTGGCACGCCGAGAACGCGGAGAACGACCCCGCCCCCGGCCGCGACGAGCTGGCGCTGATCCTGGAGCGCGAGTGGCACGCGGTCGAGCCGCCCGCGCGCGTGCCGGAGGTGATCCGGTTGGAGGGCCGCCTGTCCGGGCGCCGTCCGACCCGTGTGGTGTTCCTGGCCGGGACCGCGGCCCTGGCCCTGGGCCTGGTCGGTGTCGGGGCGTGGGGGGTCTCCCAGCTCCTCGGCGGCGGATCGGACGAGGAGCTGGTCGCGGAGGTCGCCGACGAGGAGGAGTCCGCGGCGGAGGAGACCGCCGAGGGCGAGGACCTGACGATGACCGTGCGCATCGACCCGGCCGAGCAGGAGGCCCCCGAGACCGGGCCGTGGGTGTACACGCCGGTGACCCATCCCGTGGAGGAGAGCGGCGAGCCGATCACCGGCCAGGGCATTCCCACCCACGACGAGTGGGCCGGCCAGTGGGAGGAGTCGGGCGAGCCCGGGGAGGCGGTCATCGCGCCCGACGCCGAGGTGCTGTGCGCGAAGTTCTGCGCCGCCCCCGACCACGTGTTCCTCGACGCGGACGGACGCGGCACCTGGGAGCTGACCGGCCAGGACTTCATCGAGTACCTGTCCTGGGGTCCGGTGGTGATCGTGGAGGTCACCTTCGCCGAGGCCGAGGGCGAGGGTCCCCGGGAGATCGTGTCGGTCGTGGAGCGCTTCACCGACTGA
- a CDS encoding replication-associated recombination protein A, with protein MSETLFDDAGSEAAKGQEPLAVRMRPRTLDEVVGQRHLLGAGSPLRRLVEDDAPMSVFLWGPPGTGKTTLATVVSRVTARRFVELSAVNAGVKDVRAVVDEARRRMGMHGTRTLLFVDEVHRFNKTQQDALLPAVENRWVSFIGATTENPFFSVVSPLLSRSLLLTLESLDEDDVRALVDRALVDERGLDGRYTLTEEAADHLVRLAGGDGRRSLTYLEAGALVAGPARLPPPAGAASREGGPPSTDASGAESTRAEPVAITAEHVERAVDRHAVRYDRSGDQHYDVISAFIKSMRGSDPDAALHYLARMFEAGEDPRFIARRIVVHASEDVGMADPTALQTAVAAAQAVDLIGMPEARINLAQAVIHICLAPKSNSVIAAVDAAIADVRAGRIGQVPGHLRDGHYKGAAELGHGKGYRYAHDFPGGVAPQQHAPDELADREYYRPTSHGAERRFGEVLQRIKDVLKGRG; from the coding sequence GTGTCCGAAACACTCTTTGACGATGCCGGGTCCGAAGCCGCGAAGGGCCAGGAACCACTCGCCGTCCGCATGCGGCCGCGCACCCTGGACGAGGTCGTGGGCCAACGCCACCTCCTGGGCGCGGGCAGCCCGCTGCGCCGCCTGGTGGAGGACGACGCGCCCATGTCCGTGTTCCTGTGGGGGCCGCCGGGGACCGGCAAGACCACCCTGGCCACCGTCGTCAGCCGTGTCACCGCGCGCCGGTTCGTCGAACTGTCCGCCGTCAACGCGGGCGTGAAGGACGTGCGCGCGGTGGTGGACGAGGCGCGCCGACGGATGGGGATGCACGGCACCCGCACGCTCTTGTTCGTGGACGAGGTCCACCGGTTCAACAAGACGCAGCAGGACGCCCTGCTGCCCGCCGTGGAGAACCGCTGGGTGAGCTTCATCGGCGCCACCACGGAGAACCCGTTCTTCTCCGTGGTCAGCCCGCTGCTGTCCCGGTCCCTGCTGCTGACCCTGGAGTCCCTGGACGAGGACGACGTGCGCGCGCTCGTCGACCGCGCTCTGGTCGACGAGCGGGGCCTGGACGGGCGCTACACCCTGACCGAGGAGGCCGCCGACCACCTCGTGCGCCTCGCCGGGGGCGACGGCCGGCGCTCCCTCACCTACCTGGAGGCCGGTGCCCTGGTCGCCGGGCCCGCCCGTCTCCCGCCACCGGCCGGGGCCGCTTCGCGCGAGGGAGGGCCACCCTCAACGGACGCCTCCGGCGCAGAATCCACCCGCGCGGAACCCGTCGCCATCACCGCCGAGCACGTCGAACGGGCGGTCGACCGGCACGCGGTGCGCTACGACCGGTCCGGCGACCAGCACTACGACGTCATCAGCGCGTTCATCAAGAGCATGCGCGGCAGCGACCCCGACGCGGCGCTGCACTACCTGGCCCGCATGTTCGAGGCGGGAGAGGACCCCCGCTTCATCGCCCGCCGGATCGTGGTGCACGCCAGCGAGGACGTGGGCATGGCCGACCCCACCGCGCTGCAGACCGCCGTCGCCGCCGCGCAGGCGGTCGACCTCATCGGCATGCCCGAGGCCCGCATCAACCTGGCCCAGGCGGTCATCCACATCTGCCTGGCGCCCAAGTCCAACTCCGTGATCGCCGCCGTGGACGCCGCCATCGCCGACGTGCGCGCCGGACGCATCGGGCAGGTGCCGGGCCACCTGCGCGACGGGCACTACAAGGGCGCCGCCGAACTCGGGCACGGCAAGGGCTACCGGTACGCGCACGACTTCCCCGGCGGCGTCGCGCCGCAGCAGCACGCCCCCGACGAACTCGCCGACCGCGAGTACTACCGCCCCACCTCGCACGGCGCCGAACGCCGCTTCGGCGAGGTGCTCCAGCGCATCAAGGACGTGCTCAAGGGCCGGGGCTGA
- a CDS encoding SpoIIE family protein phosphatase, which translates to MNGKRASGDGSESALAEAFSHAPEPMVLTRDDGAILHANQAFTELFGREAADLVGLAWHDLLDGDDVHRGSVVHADALAGRGGDRVRLRLALADKSVVLAEADLRPLPPADGDAPAATGGVVVLLHVLSTEEADLRVVGELRTDNSDSVLWSLDLSTGRLHELFGPTPLGALLAGSDRELERILERVHSDDIARVRDAMAASFAGRDYEQRFRVFDRLGDERSLHVRARFVPGRPDRLVGIIDDVTEHVQLVRRLADRRRTEAEHGRLVTELSSKLVSATTVDKVMDLLSEEFLPIFGGIQAIALYVEDGLLRASPSGRVTANAGRIDGRRADDTDYPMGAVIQDRQPRFFESRAEVISRFPAAEELMRDSVIKGQAWATVPIFGDGKVALGVWQMVWSRPHHASRDERALMLTFAGLAGQALQRIKAQQAELELADAVQRRMLPRQVARFPDMDIATKYLPSRADWRICGDFYDVIGLPGDKVGLLVGDVQGHGVEAAAAMGQIRVAFRAYATNQSDPGVVLGETNRLLTETGEIVFATCGYLVVDRVTGVMQAAWAGQPPVVLAAGGRYELWEPETGPPLGVLPDTEYTVTTRVLEPGTTLLLCSDGLVESAQVPMQDGLAQVGQALAAHADDPEAAAQVLAEMAPAGRGDDIALLITRMVKPVGRVPEQAPATGDRQGEYSPNSP; encoded by the coding sequence GTGAACGGAAAACGCGCCTCAGGCGATGGCTCCGAGAGCGCGCTCGCGGAGGCGTTCTCCCATGCCCCCGAGCCCATGGTGCTCACTCGGGACGACGGCGCGATCCTGCACGCCAACCAGGCCTTCACCGAGCTGTTCGGCCGTGAGGCCGCCGACCTCGTGGGCCTGGCGTGGCACGACCTCCTCGACGGCGACGACGTCCACCGCGGCTCCGTCGTCCACGCCGACGCCCTCGCCGGACGGGGAGGCGACCGGGTCCGCCTGCGCCTGGCCCTGGCGGACAAGAGCGTCGTGCTCGCCGAGGCCGACCTGCGCCCGCTGCCGCCGGCCGACGGCGACGCGCCCGCCGCCACGGGCGGGGTCGTGGTGCTGCTCCACGTGCTCTCCACCGAGGAGGCCGACCTGCGCGTGGTCGGCGAACTGCGCACCGACAACTCCGACTCCGTCCTGTGGAGCCTGGACCTGAGCACGGGCCGCCTGCACGAGCTGTTCGGCCCCACCCCGCTCGGCGCGCTCCTGGCGGGCAGCGACCGCGAGCTCGAACGCATCCTGGAGCGGGTCCACTCCGACGACATCGCCCGCGTCCGCGACGCCATGGCCGCCTCCTTCGCCGGCCGCGACTACGAACAGCGCTTCCGCGTCTTCGACCGGCTCGGCGACGAGCGCTCGCTGCACGTGCGCGCCCGCTTCGTGCCCGGCCGGCCCGACCGGCTGGTCGGCATCATCGACGACGTCACCGAACACGTCCAGCTGGTGCGCCGCCTGGCCGACCGTCGGCGCACCGAGGCCGAGCACGGCCGCCTGGTCACCGAACTGTCCTCCAAGCTCGTCTCGGCGACCACCGTCGACAAGGTGATGGACCTGCTCAGCGAGGAGTTCCTGCCGATCTTCGGCGGCATCCAGGCCATCGCCCTCTACGTCGAGGACGGACTGCTCAGAGCCTCGCCCAGCGGGCGGGTCACCGCCAACGCCGGCCGTATCGACGGCCGCCGCGCGGACGACACCGACTACCCCATGGGCGCGGTCATCCAGGACCGCCAGCCCCGCTTCTTCGAGTCCCGTGCCGAGGTCATCAGCCGCTTCCCCGCCGCCGAGGAACTGATGCGGGACTCGGTGATCAAGGGCCAGGCCTGGGCGACCGTGCCCATCTTCGGCGACGGCAAGGTCGCCCTCGGCGTGTGGCAGATGGTGTGGAGCCGCCCCCACCACGCCAGCCGCGACGAACGCGCCCTCATGCTGACCTTCGCCGGCCTGGCCGGACAGGCTCTCCAGCGCATCAAGGCCCAGCAGGCCGAACTGGAGCTGGCCGACGCCGTGCAGCGCCGCATGCTGCCGCGCCAGGTCGCCCGCTTCCCCGACATGGACATCGCCACCAAGTACCTGCCCTCCCGCGCCGACTGGCGTATCTGCGGGGACTTCTACGACGTCATCGGACTCCCCGGCGACAAGGTCGGCCTGCTCGTCGGCGATGTCCAGGGCCACGGCGTGGAGGCCGCCGCGGCCATGGGGCAGATCCGCGTCGCCTTCCGCGCCTACGCCACCAACCAGTCCGACCCCGGCGTGGTCCTGGGCGAGACCAACCGCCTGCTCACCGAGACCGGGGAGATCGTCTTCGCCACCTGCGGCTACCTGGTCGTGGACCGCGTTACCGGCGTCATGCAGGCCGCCTGGGCCGGCCAGCCGCCGGTCGTGCTCGCCGCCGGGGGCCGCTACGAGCTGTGGGAGCCCGAGACCGGCCCGCCCCTGGGCGTGCTGCCCGACACCGAGTACACCGTCACCACGCGCGTCCTGGAGCCCGGCACCACCCTGCTGTTGTGCTCCGACGGGCTCGTCGAGAGCGCCCAGGTGCCCATGCAGGACGGGTTGGCGCAGGTCGGCCAGGCGCTGGCCGCCCACGCCGACGACCCCGAGGCCGCCGCGCAGGTCCTGGCCGAGATGGCGCCCGCGGGGCGGGGCGACGACATCGCCCTGCTCATCACCCGGATGGTCAAGCCCGTCGGGCGCGTTCCCGAGCAGGCGCCCGCCACCGGCGACCGGCAGGGCGAGTACTCGCCGAACAGCCCTTAG
- the aspS gene encoding aspartate--tRNA ligase, producing the protein MHRYRTHSCGQLRKEHVGQQVRLSGWVHNRRDLGGLLFVDLRDHYGVTQLMARPESPVFEELSRLPKETVIRVTGEVAARSDENVNPNLPTGEIEIEAAELEVLGTTEELPLTVFPEDNTSEERRLTYRFLDLRRERMHRNVMLRSQVVAFIRQKMTDLGFHEFQTPILTSSSPEGARDFLVPSRLHPGEFFALPQAPQQFKQLLMIAGFDRYFQIAPCFRDEDSRADRSPGEFYQLDVEMSFVEQEDVFEVIEQVMTDVFRAFSQDWEITSPFPRVAYRDALEWYGTDKPDLRVPMKMLDVTELFDKTDFRAFAGKKVRALAVPQVGDKPRKFFDGIGDYAVEQGAKGLAWLKVGENGELTGPIAKFVTEVSDELLSVLGAGPGYGLFFCASEDEAEINRIMAPVRVEAGKRAGLAEEKVYRFCWIVDFPMFERNDDGHIEFSHNPFSMPQGGMKALETEDPLDILAWQYDIVCNGVELSSGAIRNHSPEIMYKAFDIAGYDKDAVEAEFGGMLKALKFGAPPHGGIAPGVDRIVMLLADEPNIRETIAFPLNQNAQDLMMGAPAVVSDQQLRDVHIRTVVPPKETKRS; encoded by the coding sequence ATGCATCGTTACAGGACTCATTCGTGTGGTCAGCTCCGCAAGGAGCACGTCGGGCAGCAGGTGCGCCTCTCCGGCTGGGTGCACAATCGCCGGGATCTCGGTGGTCTGCTCTTCGTCGACCTGCGCGACCACTACGGTGTCACGCAGCTCATGGCCCGCCCGGAGTCTCCGGTGTTCGAGGAGCTCAGCAGGCTGCCCAAGGAGACGGTGATCCGTGTCACGGGCGAGGTCGCCGCGCGCAGTGACGAGAACGTCAACCCCAACCTGCCCACCGGCGAGATCGAGATCGAGGCCGCGGAGCTGGAGGTGCTGGGCACCACCGAGGAGCTGCCGCTGACGGTCTTCCCCGAGGACAACACCTCCGAGGAGCGCCGGCTGACCTACCGCTTCCTGGACCTGCGCCGCGAGCGCATGCACCGCAACGTCATGCTGCGCTCGCAGGTGGTCGCCTTCATCCGGCAGAAGATGACGGACCTGGGCTTCCACGAGTTCCAGACCCCCATCCTCACCAGCTCCAGCCCCGAGGGCGCGCGCGACTTCCTCGTCCCCTCGCGCCTGCACCCCGGTGAGTTCTTCGCCCTGCCGCAGGCGCCACAGCAGTTCAAGCAGCTGCTGATGATCGCCGGGTTCGACCGCTACTTCCAGATCGCGCCGTGCTTCCGCGACGAGGACAGCCGCGCCGACCGCTCGCCCGGCGAGTTCTACCAGCTCGACGTGGAGATGAGCTTCGTCGAGCAGGAGGACGTCTTCGAGGTCATCGAGCAGGTCATGACCGACGTCTTCCGCGCCTTCTCCCAGGACTGGGAGATCACCTCGCCCTTCCCGCGCGTGGCCTACCGCGACGCCCTGGAGTGGTACGGCACCGACAAGCCCGACCTGCGCGTGCCGATGAAGATGCTCGACGTCACCGAGCTGTTCGACAAGACCGACTTCCGCGCCTTCGCGGGCAAGAAGGTCCGGGCGCTGGCCGTCCCGCAGGTCGGGGACAAGCCGCGCAAGTTCTTCGACGGCATCGGCGACTACGCCGTCGAGCAGGGCGCCAAGGGCCTGGCCTGGCTCAAGGTCGGCGAGAACGGTGAGCTGACCGGCCCCATCGCCAAGTTCGTGACCGAGGTCTCCGACGAGCTGCTGTCGGTGCTGGGCGCGGGCCCGGGGTACGGCCTGTTCTTCTGCGCCAGCGAGGACGAGGCCGAGATCAACCGCATCATGGCGCCGGTGCGCGTCGAGGCGGGCAAGCGGGCCGGGCTGGCCGAGGAGAAGGTCTACCGGTTCTGCTGGATCGTGGACTTCCCGATGTTCGAGCGCAACGACGACGGCCACATCGAGTTCAGCCACAACCCGTTCTCCATGCCGCAGGGCGGGATGAAGGCCCTGGAGACCGAGGACCCGCTGGACATCCTCGCCTGGCAGTACGACATCGTCTGCAACGGTGTGGAGCTGTCCTCCGGCGCCATCCGGAACCACTCGCCGGAGATCATGTACAAGGCCTTCGACATCGCGGGCTACGACAAGGACGCGGTCGAGGCGGAGTTCGGCGGCATGCTCAAGGCGCTGAAGTTCGGCGCCCCGCCGCACGGTGGCATCGCCCCCGGCGTCGACCGGATCGTGATGCTGCTGGCCGACGAGCCCAACATCCGCGAGACGATCGCCTTCCCGCTGAACCAGAACGCGCAGGACCTGATGATGGGCGCACCGGCGGTGGTGTCCGACCAGCAGCTGCGCGACGTGCACATCCGTACGGTGGTGCCGCCCAAGGAGACCAAGCGCTCCTGA
- a CDS encoding MBL fold metallo-hydrolase: MLIAAIPTGPLAANCYVVARAAGADCVIVDPGQEASEQVAKVLAEHDLTPAGVLLTHGHFDHVWSAADLCERHGVPVHLHPDDRGLLTEPAAGVDQGFAAQLAALLGPGPYTEPATVVEVTGGTTLVLAGMDFSVEHTPGHTPGSVVYTVDTEDGVPVMFAGDLVFAGSIGRTDFPGGDQADMGRSLTSAVLGRPDRTQILPGHGPATTVERERATNPYLRDLSA, translated from the coding sequence GTGCTCATCGCCGCGATTCCCACCGGCCCCCTCGCCGCGAACTGCTACGTGGTCGCCCGGGCCGCGGGCGCCGACTGCGTCATCGTCGACCCCGGCCAGGAGGCCTCCGAACAGGTCGCCAAGGTGCTGGCCGAACACGATCTGACCCCGGCCGGGGTGCTGCTGACGCACGGGCACTTCGACCACGTCTGGTCGGCCGCCGACCTGTGCGAGCGCCACGGCGTGCCCGTGCACCTGCACCCCGACGACCGCGGCCTGCTCACCGAGCCCGCCGCCGGTGTCGACCAGGGCTTCGCCGCCCAGCTGGCCGCGCTCCTGGGCCCGGGGCCCTACACCGAGCCCGCCACGGTGGTGGAGGTCACCGGCGGCACCACCCTTGTGCTGGCGGGGATGGACTTCTCCGTCGAGCACACCCCCGGGCACACCCCCGGCTCGGTCGTCTACACCGTCGACACCGAGGACGGCGTCCCCGTCATGTTCGCCGGTGACCTCGTCTTCGCCGGCTCCATCGGCCGCACCGACTTCCCCGGGGGCGACCAGGCCGACATGGGCCGCAGCCTCACCAGCGCGGTCCTGGGGCGCCCGGACCGGACGCAGATCCTGCCCGGCCACGGCCCGGCCACCACGGTCGAGCGCGAGCGCGCCACCAACCCCTACCTGCGCGACCTGTCCGCCTGA
- a CDS encoding DUF349 domain-containing protein, producing MTTDPWGRVDDDGTVYVRTSEGERVVGSWQAGAPDEALAFFRRKYDALVTEVELLEKRLRSTDLSASAAMAAIDKLRGAVTDAHAVGDLDALSRRLDALSNRAEERKVEQKQAQEQARGQAREIKERIVAEAERVAVETTHWKTGGERMLQLIEEWKKAPRADRPTEQALWKRMSAARNSFSKRRKAYFANLDQEREAVRGDKERIVAEAEELAHSTDWGPTARAYRDLMQRWKNSGRADRASEDKLWARFKAAQDTFFDARNATFAERDAELRVNADAKERILAEAKAEISGINDPRRARARLREYQVAWEEAGELPRDVRDQLEGAFRQIEDGVRRAEDAEWERSSPEARARAKDTVDQLSQAISALEAKLEKARANGDTRRIKEHEAALEARRAWLVEAEKALSEMS from the coding sequence GTGACCACGGACCCTTGGGGCCGCGTAGACGACGACGGCACGGTCTACGTGCGCACGAGCGAAGGCGAGCGGGTCGTCGGATCGTGGCAGGCGGGGGCGCCGGACGAAGCGCTGGCCTTCTTCCGCCGCAAGTACGACGCCCTGGTCACTGAGGTGGAGCTGCTGGAGAAGCGGCTGCGCAGCACCGACCTGTCGGCCTCCGCCGCGATGGCCGCCATCGACAAGCTGCGCGGCGCCGTCACCGACGCGCACGCCGTGGGCGACCTCGACGCCCTCTCCCGCCGGCTGGACGCGCTGTCCAACCGCGCCGAGGAGCGCAAGGTCGAGCAGAAGCAGGCGCAGGAGCAGGCCCGCGGACAGGCGCGCGAGATCAAGGAGCGCATCGTCGCCGAGGCCGAGCGCGTCGCGGTGGAGACCACCCACTGGAAGACCGGTGGGGAGCGGATGCTCCAGCTCATCGAGGAGTGGAAGAAGGCTCCCCGGGCCGACCGCCCCACCGAACAGGCGCTCTGGAAGCGCATGTCGGCGGCGCGCAACTCCTTCTCCAAGCGGCGCAAGGCCTACTTCGCCAACCTCGACCAGGAGCGCGAGGCGGTCCGGGGCGACAAGGAGCGCATCGTCGCCGAGGCCGAGGAACTGGCCCACTCCACCGACTGGGGGCCCACCGCCCGCGCCTACCGCGACCTGATGCAGCGGTGGAAGAACAGCGGCCGGGCCGACCGCGCCAGCGAGGACAAGCTGTGGGCGCGGTTCAAGGCCGCTCAGGACACCTTCTTCGACGCGCGCAACGCCACGTTCGCCGAGCGTGACGCGGAGCTGCGGGTCAACGCCGACGCCAAGGAGCGCATCCTGGCCGAGGCGAAGGCGGAGATCTCCGGGATCAACGACCCGCGCCGTGCCCGCGCCCGGCTGCGCGAGTACCAGGTGGCCTGGGAGGAGGCCGGTGAGCTGCCGCGCGACGTGCGCGACCAGCTCGAGGGCGCCTTCCGGCAGATCGAGGACGGTGTGCGCCGCGCGGAGGACGCCGAGTGGGAGCGCAGCAGCCCCGAGGCCCGTGCGCGCGCCAAGGACACCGTCGACCAGCTCTCCCAGGCGATCAGCGCGCTGGAGGCCAAGCTGGAAAAGGCCCGGGCCAACGGCGACACCCGTCGGATCAAGGAGCACGAGGCGGCTCTGGAGGCTCGCCGCGCCTGGCTCGTGGAGGCGGAGAAGGCGCTCAGCGAGATGAGCTGA
- a CDS encoding LPXTG cell wall anchor domain-containing protein: protein MKHDRGGVSAAGGDREGEVLAQTGSSVAVPAVGGLVSVITGAVAMVLGRRRTETEE from the coding sequence GTGAAGCATGACCGTGGCGGCGTGAGCGCGGCCGGCGGGGACCGGGAGGGCGAGGTGCTCGCCCAGACCGGTTCCTCGGTGGCGGTGCCGGCCGTCGGCGGCCTGGTGTCCGTGATCACGGGTGCCGTCGCGATGGTCCTGGGGCGCCGTCGCACGGAGACCGAGGAGTAG
- a CDS encoding DUF11 domain-containing protein, with product MGVSAVMSAMGLAALIALPAAQPAVEGGEAPRDGEAVPGAGNLHVTVEDDVEDRLSPGDRVHYTIRVRNSGYEPLPDAQIVQLLPPGTRHVSDSGEGSVDAEASRVVWDQPLEPGERASLAVTTEVRSRPEAASRTVTTVCLRPEPGAALVACTAAVHRVHGVVPAGWVAAGLVVLAALAVGGGGLARYRSVRRGPRPDPDPERTPVPEPEVPEDTPAQDTGLEPVSNVRTFPGAAPVYHLDAHR from the coding sequence GTGGGAGTCTCAGCGGTGATGTCGGCGATGGGACTGGCGGCACTGATCGCCCTTCCCGCCGCCCAGCCAGCGGTCGAGGGGGGAGAGGCCCCCCGGGACGGCGAGGCCGTGCCCGGTGCGGGGAACCTGCACGTGACGGTCGAGGACGACGTGGAGGACCGGCTGAGTCCCGGAGACCGTGTGCACTACACGATCCGGGTGCGCAACTCCGGCTACGAGCCGCTGCCGGACGCCCAGATCGTGCAACTCCTGCCGCCGGGAACGCGCCATGTGTCCGACTCGGGGGAGGGGTCGGTCGACGCCGAGGCGTCCAGGGTGGTCTGGGACCAGCCGCTGGAGCCGGGCGAACGGGCGAGCCTGGCGGTCACCACCGAGGTCCGGTCCAGGCCCGAAGCGGCCTCACGGACCGTCACCACGGTGTGCCTGCGCCCCGAGCCGGGGGCGGCCCTGGTGGCGTGCACCGCGGCCGTCCACCGCGTCCACGGCGTCGTGCCGGCGGGTTGGGTCGCGGCGGGCCTGGTGGTGCTCGCGGCCCTGGCCGTGGGGGGCGGCGGCCTGGCCCGCTATCGGAGCGTCCGGCGCGGACCGCGGCCGGACCCCGATCCGGAACGCACGCCGGTGCCGGAGCCCGAGGTACCGGAGGACACGCCGGCACAGGACACGGGGCTGGAGCCGGTGTCCAACGTGCGCACGTTCCCGGGTGCGGCACCCGTGTACCACCTCGACGCGCACCGCTAG